GACCTGGTGCTGAACTATCTGCAGTTGCCGCAGCTGCCCGTCGTCCGGGTGGGGCGCGCACCGCTGCCGACGGTGATGCTATTGGGCGGTGCCCTGCTCGGCATGCTGGTAAGCCTGATTTCGCGGGCCGGAGTGGAACTGGACGCGAGAGCCAAGGGTGGCCGCGCCGAACGCGCACTCACCCGTTCCATCGTTGACGTCGCCGACCGGCTGGTGATTTCCCCAGTCAACGGCGAACTGACGCGGTTCAACCAGGGACGCCAGGAGGCATCGCGGGCCATCGGCTGAGCCTTGCCAGGCGGTCATCTCACGGAGTTATCCACAGCTGGCGACGTCTTTGACCGATTCGGGGTGCTAGTCACCAATCATTGGGGTCCAACGAGAAAGGACCCCCATGATGGATGCGTACATCACCGTTTCGGGAAACCTCGGCACCGACGTCGAGCACCGGGCAACCGACAACTACAGCAGGGCGAGCTTCCGGTTGGCCAGCACACCCCGGATACGCCGCGGTGACGACTGGATCGATGGCCACACCACCTGGGTGAACATCGAATGCACCAACCGGCTGGCCGACAACGCGCGCGACTCGCTGGCCAAGGGTGACCCGGTGGTCGTCTTCGGCCGGCTGCGCACCAAGGTCTGGGAATCCGAGGGCACCAAACACGAACGGATGGTCATCGAGGCCAGCTCGATCGGCCACGACCTGAGCCGCGGCACCACCGCCTTCACCCGGATCGCCTGGGCCCGGCAGCCGGAGGAGGCTGATCCGGGACGCGACGATGGCGACGTGGAGCCGAGCAGCGAACTGGCCGGCTGAATCCGGGACTGCCGCGATGATTCGGTTGGCTTGGCAGGTGCGGCATAATGGACGGGCACCACCCCACCTGCCCAGATCGTCCGGCCTGCCCGACGGTCACGCTGCGAACGAAGGAAGCACGCGCCGAATGGCCGAGTTCATTTACACCATGCACAACGTCCGCAAGACGATCGGGGACAAGTTGATCCTGGACAATGTCACCCTCTCGTTCCTTCCGGACGCCAAGATCGGCGTCGTCGGCCCGAACGGGGCCGGCAAGTCCACGCTGCTCAAGGTGATGGCAGGTTTGGAGCCCATCAACAACGGTGACGCTCAGCTGGCCAAGGGTGCGACAGTCGGCATCCTCATGCAGGAGCCGCCACTGACCGAGGGCAAGACCGTCTTGGAGAACATCGAGGAGGGCGTCTCCGAGGTCAAGTCAATGCTTCGCCGATTCAACGAGATCTCGGAGGCGATGGCCGATCCGGACGCCGACTTCGACACCCTGCTGGCCGAGATGGGCGAGCTGCAGACCGAGCTCGACGCCCGCGATGCCTGGGATGTCGATTCCCGTCTCGAGCAAGCCATGGATGCGCTGGGTTGCCCGCCGCCGGACACCATCGTCGATGTGCTGTCGGGCGGTGAGCGGCGCCGCGTGGCATTGTGCAAGTTGCTGCTGCAACAGCCCGATCTGTTGCTGCTCGACGAGCCCACCAACCACCTGGACGCCGAATCGGTAGCTTGGCTGGAAGGTCACCTGAAGAGCTACCCGGGAGCGGTGCTGTGCATCACTCACGACCGTTACTTCCTCGACAACGTGGTGGGATGGATCTGTGAGATCGACCGCGGACGCCTGTATCCCTACGAGGGCAACTACTCGACCTACCTCGAGACCAAGCGCAAGCGTCTGACCATCGAGGGTCAGAAGGATGCCAAGCGAGCCAAGATCTTGGAGCGCGAACTCGAGTGGGTGCGCTCGTCGCCCAAAGCCCGGCAAGCCAAGAACAAGGCCCGCCTGGCCCGCTACGAGGAACTGGCCGCCGACGCCGAACGCAACCGTAAGCTCGATCCCGCCGAGATCAACATCCCGCCGGGTCCGCGGCTGGGCAGCCTGGTGCTCGAGGTGAACGATCTGCACAAGGCCTTCGACGACCGGGTGCTGATCAGCGGATTGACGTTCGACCTGCCGCGCGCCGGCATCGTCGGTGTGATCGGCCCGAACGGCGTCGGCAAGACCACGCTGTTCAAGATGATCGTCGGCGAGGAGCAGCCGGATTCGGGCACCCTGAAGGTCGGTGAGACCGTCAAGATCAGCTACGTCGACCAGGGCCGGGAAGGGCTGGATCCCGAGAAGAACGTCTGGGAGGTCGTCTCGGACAGGCTCGACTACATCAAGGTGGGCAGCTTCGAGGTGCCCAGCCGCGCCTATGTGGCGTCCTTCGGTTTCAAGGGTCCCGATCAGCAGAAGCCGTCCGGCGTGCTGTCGGGCGGTGAGCGTAACCGGCTGAACCTGGCTCTGACCCTGAAGCAGGGCGGCAATCTGCTGCTCCTCGACGAGCCGACCAACGACTTGGATGTCGAGACGCTGCAGAGCCTCGAAGATGCGCTGCTGGAATTTCCCGGCTGTGCCGTGGTGATCTCCCACGACCGCTGGTTCCTCGACCGGGTGGCCACCCACATCCTTGCCTGGGAAGGTGAGGACGACCACGGTCTGCCGCGCTGGTTCTGGTTCGAGGGCAACTTCGCCGACTACGAGAAGAACAAGCTGGAGCGGCTCGGCGAGGAGGCTGCGCGTCCGCACGCCAGCAAGCACCGTCGATTGATGCGCGACTGATCAGCCTCGGGGCTCTGATCAACCTCGGGGCTGGGGACTGCTGTTGCCCAGCTCTTCGGCCGATTGCAGGACGATGTCGAGGCAGGCCGTCACCGCGGTTGGGGCATCTCCTGATGCAATCGCGGTGGCGAGCTCGAGGTGCCGGTGGCTGGCCTGCGGGTCGGGGATGATGGGCATCAACCCCAGCCGGTACTTGCCGGCAAGGATCTCGTTCAAGATCTGCTCGAGGCTCGCGAACAGCGGGTTGCCCGACGACTGCAGCAGCAATCTGTGGAAGACCACGTCGGCTTCGACGAACTCGTCGACCTTGCCCATCGAACCGGATTCGACCATGCGGGCCGCCAGTCGGATCATCTCGGCCGCGCGATCGGAGTCGATCCGCTCCGCAGCGAGCCTCGCGGCTTGTGGCTCGACTGCCGTGCGCAGCTCGACCAGTGAACGGAACTGTTCGTCCCGTTGGGCTGGATCGTCCAGCCGCCAGGCGATCACATCGGGCGCGAACGCGTTCCACCGGCTGGGATCTTGCACCACGGTGCCGCGGTGCTTGCGGGACTGTACGAGCCCGTTGCCGGACAAGGCGCTCATCGCCTCGCGGATGACCGAGCGCGATACGTCCAGCTGATCGGCGAGTTCGTCCATCCGCAGTACCGTCCCGCCGGGCCAGCGCCCGGTGACGATCTGCTTACCGAGTTGCTCGATCACCTCGCGCTGCAACAGGCCTCCCGAGGGGCTGGGCGTCGGCTGTGCTGCGGACACTGCGTCTCCAATCTGATTGGTTACGGCTTGGCCACCATTTCTGTGAAGAGCTTCACAGCTCGATAAGTCTGATTTATTCTAGGTCATGCCGCGGATGTGCAAGCGTATCCGTGGGTAACTCAACGTTGAGTAGACAATCAAAGGAGATGCAGTGAGACGCTTACATGCAATGGGTGTCACGTTCGCACTGGCTGTTCCCCTCGTGGTATCGGGATGTGGGGGAGGGGAAGCTGCGCAAGCGCCGAGCGACACCGTGCGAGTGACGCTTGCCAATCACGTCTGGACCGAGAACATCAAGGCTCAGTTCGACGATTTCACCGCGCAGACCGGCCTGAAAGTGGAACTCACGCAGCTTGGCGAAGATCAGTTGTCTGATCAGTACAACGTCAAGCTCAACGCGGGCTCGTCCGATATCGACGTCATGATGTACCGGCCGCTGCAAGAGGGCAAGATGTTCGCCCGCAACGGATGGATGGCGGACCTGTCCGACAAGGTCACCAGCAACCCGGAATGGGATTGGGACGACTACCAGGCCGGTCCGGTCACCGCCACCACCTATGAGGGTCAGGTGGTCGGGGTGCCGATCATCACCGAGACGCAGGTGCTGTACTACCGCAAGGACCTGTTGGAGGCATCGGGATTCACCGCGCCACCGGCGACGATGGATGAGCTGAAGGAGATGTCTGCCAAGATCAATGAGGACAACCCGGGCGTTGCGGGCTTCGTCGCCCGCACCGGACGCACGGCCGCAGTCACGCAGTTCTCCAGCTTCCTGTTCAGCTACGGAGGCGACTTCGACGACGGTGCGGGCGTGGCGACCCTGGATACCCAGGCCGCCCATGATGCCTACGACATGTACGGGTCTTTGATCCGTGAGTACGGACCCGCCAATGTCAGCACCGACATGAGCTGGCCCGAGGCCATGGCCGTGTTCACCCAGGGCCAGGCAGGCTTCTATGTCGAGGCGAACTCGCTGTACAAGAACGCCACCGATCCGACGAAGTCCCAGGTCGCCGACACGGTCGGCTTCGCCGCGTTCCCCGCGGGCCCGGCCGGATCACGACCGTACAACATCCCGTCATGGGCGCTTGGAGTCAATGCCGGTTCCACGAACATCGACAATGCCTGGAAGTTCATCGAGTGGGCCACCAGCAAGGAGCAGACGCTGCTGAATCAGCAGGCGGGCGTGCCGAGTGCGCGCACCTCGGTCTGGGCGGATCCGCAAGCGACCCAGGACTACCCGCCGGATCTGTTGGCCGCCGCGCAAGCTGCCGCCGACGACGGTGTCGGTCATGATCGTCCGTTGGTCGTCCAGGTGGCGAAGGCTCGGGAGATCGTCGGTCAGCCGATCGTGGACTCGATCACTGGCAAGGATCTCGACGCGTCCCTGGCCGGCGCTCAGACCTCCTACCAGGCGTTCCTCGACGACGAGAAGTAGCAGGGCCGATCGGGCCGCCGGAGCCTTGGTACTGCCGGCCGGCCCGAGCGGGTCAATACCCAATCGGAGATGCACGAGACTGCTCGTGCATCTCCGATCTCAGTCCCTCATATTCGCTAAGGCGACACATGTCTGCTCCAATTGATAACCCGGCGTCCGGCCAAGCCGTCGCTGTGGACCAGCCCAGTCGGCCGCAACCGCGCCAAAGCACCTTCTCGCGCTGGGCCAATCGGCACCGCAAGTGGCTATTCGCAGCTCCCGCGATGGTATTCACGGCAGCAATGCTCATCTTTCCGCTCGTCTGGACGATCTACCTGAGCCTCACGAATGCTCAGGGCTCCGTGCGAGCACCCAAGTCCTTCATCGGCTTCGACAACTACATCGATGTACTCACCGACACCGAGCGCTTCTGGCCGGCCGTCGGGCGCACCCTGGTGTTCACCGTGGGAGTGCTGATTGCCCAGATGGTTCTGGGCATGTGCATCGCGCTGCTGCTCCGCAGATCGTTCCGTGGCCAGGGCATCGTCCGGGTGGCGATTCTGTTGCCCCTGGTCGCCACGCCGGTAGCGGTCGGCATGATGTGGAGACTGATATTCGACCCGAACATCGGTCCCGCTAACTACCTGCTCAGTTTCGTCGGGCTTGGTCCGTTCTCCTGGCTGGCAGGGGAGCGGACAGCATTGCCGACCACGATGCTCATCGATGTTTGGCAGTGGACTCCCATGGTGGCGCTGATCCTGCTGGCAGGCTTGACATCATTGTCCGACGAGGTCGATGAAGCGGCCGCGATCGACGGCGCCAGCACCTGGCAGCGATTCTGGTTCGTGACTCTTCCGCTGGTTTGGCCGAGCGTGCTGGTGGCGTTGCTGCTGCGCGGCATCGACGCGCTCAAGACCTTCGACATCTTGTATGCGACCAAGGGACGTGGCGGGGGATCCTTCCACGAGGTCGAGACGCTCAACGTCTATGCGTACGGCCTGAGCTTCGACTACAACGAGTATGGTGTCGCGTCCACTGTGCTCATCTTGTTCTTCGCGCTGATCATCGCGGCGATGCTGGCGCTCACCTCGCGGACCAAGGAGCGATGATGCGAGTCTCAAGTGGATACCGCGTCTTCCGTATCGTGGCGATCGCGTTGCTGCTGTTCATCATGCTGATGCCGCTGGCATGGATGGTGCTCAGCTCGTTCAAGACCAATGTGCAGATCTACGACACCGCAACGGTCTTCAGATTCACCCCGACCATGGAGAACTACCAGAAGGTCTTCCAGCAGGCGAACTTCGGCAAGTTCATGTGGAACAGCTTCCTGGTCGCCGCATTGTCGACGGGTATTTCGCTGGTGCTCGGAGTGCCGGCCGCCTACTCCATGAGCCGTTTCGTGATGAAACGGCAGGCGGTGGTCGTGCTGATGGCCCGCGTCATCCCCGGTGTTTCCCTG
The Brooklawnia propionicigenes DNA segment above includes these coding regions:
- a CDS encoding FadR/GntR family transcriptional regulator, with the protein product MSAAQPTPSPSGGLLQREVIEQLGKQIVTGRWPGGTVLRMDELADQLDVSRSVIREAMSALSGNGLVQSRKHRGTVVQDPSRWNAFAPDVIAWRLDDPAQRDEQFRSLVELRTAVEPQAARLAAERIDSDRAAEMIRLAARMVESGSMGKVDEFVEADVVFHRLLLQSSGNPLFASLEQILNEILAGKYRLGLMPIIPDPQASHRHLELATAIASGDAPTAVTACLDIVLQSAEELGNSSPQPRG
- a CDS encoding ABC transporter substrate-binding protein — translated: MTLANHVWTENIKAQFDDFTAQTGLKVELTQLGEDQLSDQYNVKLNAGSSDIDVMMYRPLQEGKMFARNGWMADLSDKVTSNPEWDWDDYQAGPVTATTYEGQVVGVPIITETQVLYYRKDLLEASGFTAPPATMDELKEMSAKINEDNPGVAGFVARTGRTAAVTQFSSFLFSYGGDFDDGAGVATLDTQAAHDAYDMYGSLIREYGPANVSTDMSWPEAMAVFTQGQAGFYVEANSLYKNATDPTKSQVADTVGFAAFPAGPAGSRPYNIPSWALGVNAGSTNIDNAWKFIEWATSKEQTLLNQQAGVPSARTSVWADPQATQDYPPDLLAAAQAAADDGVGHDRPLVVQVAKAREIVGQPIVDSITGKDLDASLAGAQTSYQAFLDDEK
- a CDS encoding single-stranded DNA-binding protein codes for the protein MDAYITVSGNLGTDVEHRATDNYSRASFRLASTPRIRRGDDWIDGHTTWVNIECTNRLADNARDSLAKGDPVVVFGRLRTKVWESEGTKHERMVIEASSIGHDLSRGTTAFTRIAWARQPEEADPGRDDGDVEPSSELAG
- the ettA gene encoding energy-dependent translational throttle protein EttA gives rise to the protein MAEFIYTMHNVRKTIGDKLILDNVTLSFLPDAKIGVVGPNGAGKSTLLKVMAGLEPINNGDAQLAKGATVGILMQEPPLTEGKTVLENIEEGVSEVKSMLRRFNEISEAMADPDADFDTLLAEMGELQTELDARDAWDVDSRLEQAMDALGCPPPDTIVDVLSGGERRRVALCKLLLQQPDLLLLDEPTNHLDAESVAWLEGHLKSYPGAVLCITHDRYFLDNVVGWICEIDRGRLYPYEGNYSTYLETKRKRLTIEGQKDAKRAKILERELEWVRSSPKARQAKNKARLARYEELAADAERNRKLDPAEINIPPGPRLGSLVLEVNDLHKAFDDRVLISGLTFDLPRAGIVGVIGPNGVGKTTLFKMIVGEEQPDSGTLKVGETVKISYVDQGREGLDPEKNVWEVVSDRLDYIKVGSFEVPSRAYVASFGFKGPDQQKPSGVLSGGERNRLNLALTLKQGGNLLLLDEPTNDLDVETLQSLEDALLEFPGCAVVISHDRWFLDRVATHILAWEGEDDHGLPRWFWFEGNFADYEKNKLERLGEEAARPHASKHRRLMRD
- a CDS encoding carbohydrate ABC transporter permease, coding for MLIFPLVWTIYLSLTNAQGSVRAPKSFIGFDNYIDVLTDTERFWPAVGRTLVFTVGVLIAQMVLGMCIALLLRRSFRGQGIVRVAILLPLVATPVAVGMMWRLIFDPNIGPANYLLSFVGLGPFSWLAGERTALPTTMLIDVWQWTPMVALILLAGLTSLSDEVDEAAAIDGASTWQRFWFVTLPLVWPSVLVALLLRGIDALKTFDILYATKGRGGGSFHEVETLNVYAYGLSFDYNEYGVASTVLILFFALIIAAMLALTSRTKER